A stretch of DNA from Roseovarius faecimaris:
AAGCGCGGGACGAGGGCGGCGGATTGGGCAGTGGCAGCAGCTCAATCCGTCGTTTTCGTTTCTGAAACGGAATTTTGGGGGACAGGAAAGGGCCGGGACAGTTGGGTCGCAGGTTCAGAGGTGAAAGCCATCACAAGGTGGATGGCAAGGGGCGGGTGAGCATCCCGGCCTCGTTTCGCCGTGTGCTGGAAGCCTCGGACCCGAACTGGCGCGATGGCGACAACCCGGAGCTTGTGATCGTCTATGGCGATCACCGCCGCAATTACCTGGAATGCTACACGATGGAGGCGATCGACGAGGTCGATGCCAAGATCGACGCGCTGCCGCGCGGCTCAATGGAGCGCAAGATGCTGCAACGGCTGTTTCATGGCCAGTCGCTGCCCACGTCGGTGGATGAGACGGGGCGGCTGGTCCTGCCCGCGAAGCTGCGGCAGAAGATCGATCTGGACAATGAGGCGTTTTTCATCGCCGCAGGCGATACGTTCCAGATCTGGAAGCCCGAGACCTATGAGGCCGAGGAACTGGCCAAGACCGAAGAGTGGCTTGATGAGCTGCCCGATGACTTCGATCCGCTCGTCTATCTGGACGGTGTGAAAGGGGAGTAACGCATGGCCGCTGCCGCCCGCATCCCCGATGAGGCCCCCCATATTCCCGTTCTGTTGCGCCCGCTTCTGGCGGCGGTGGCCCCGGTCAGCGGCGTCTGGCTGGATGGCACGCTGGGGGCCGGAGGTTACACGCGCGGCTTGCTGGAGGCCGGTGCCGATCAGGTGATCGGGCTGGACCGCGATCCGCTGGCGCTGGAGATGGCCGAAGGCTGGGCCGCGCCGTATGGCGACCGCGTCCGGCTGGTGCAGGGGGTGTTTTCCGAACTGGACGAGGTGGCAAGTGATCTTGATGGGGTTGTGCTCGATCTGGGCGTGAGCTCCATGCAGCTCGACCGGGCCGAGCGCGGCTTTTCCTTCATGAAGGACGGCCCGCTCGATATGCGGATGAGCCAGGAGGGCACCTCTGCCGCGGATCTGGTGAATGAGCTTGGCGAGGCGGAGCTGGCCGATA
This window harbors:
- the mraZ gene encoding division/cell wall cluster transcriptional repressor MraZ, with amino-acid sequence MGRRFRGESHHKVDGKGRVSIPASFRRVLEASDPNWRDGDNPELVIVYGDHRRNYLECYTMEAIDEVDAKIDALPRGSMERKMLQRLFHGQSLPTSVDETGRLVLPAKLRQKIDLDNEAFFIAAGDTFQIWKPETYEAEELAKTEEWLDELPDDFDPLVYLDGVKGE